The following coding sequences are from one Clostridioides difficile ATCC 9689 = DSM 1296 window:
- a CDS encoding DUF1659 domain-containing protein gives MEVVSTKNLSSIKLKLDAGFDDKGKAVVKSKSFANVKAEALNEDVYAVAEAIASLQENPIVDILKLDSTSLSK, from the coding sequence ATGGAAGTTGTTTCAACAAAAAATTTATCTAGTATAAAACTAAAATTGGATGCTGGTTTTGATGATAAGGGTAAGGCAGTTGTTAAAAGTAAATCATTTGCAAATGTAAAAGCAGAGGCATTAAATGAAGATGTTTATGCTGTTGCAGAAGCAATAGCAAGTCTTCAAGAGAACCCTATTGTAGATATTTTAAAATTAGATAGTACATCACTATCTAAATAG
- a CDS encoding Mor transcription activator family protein — translation MKIKVEDIPVQFHAMVEIIGIDKFIEVAKLYGGTNTYIPTYKGLFRYARNRDIVKQFNGVNHNELAIRYNMCVSNIKRILNENSV, via the coding sequence ATGAAGATAAAAGTGGAGGATATACCAGTTCAATTTCATGCAATGGTAGAAATAATTGGAATTGATAAGTTTATAGAGGTTGCCAAGTTGTATGGAGGAACAAATACTTATATACCTACGTATAAGGGGCTTTTTAGATATGCTAGAAATAGGGATATAGTAAAACAATTTAATGGAGTCAACCACAATGAATTGGCTATTAGATATAATATGTGTGTAAGCAATATTAAGCGAATACTCAATGAAAATAGTGTTTAA
- a CDS encoding conserved phage C-terminal domain-containing protein, with product MNKGFYKLNSVVLNFDIKNDVNKIRFNHYIMRKENIQRLQGTLPNGQFYMTVRRAATDLQLSISTISRLVKEFLDLGIIRLVSKGVKGNRSVYSYVSIEFNGSLFDDSKYMELDCVCNDEFIDNSGIEFDCDSKDNSFNGDINVETVHCINEYFSDDDVEHNYNNFYNKDTMKDKAISNISTIKKYIDESFDTNKSENSNLQQESINFNFNDTCNEIDKRTNNSIENNQNKRPMRLSDISVLSDKGMTNKKNYFNHNHGIQKGTKSVTKKKESLNKFNKKNIQQSIINMLNKKSGKNFKIDSPISIKLINERLKEGYVLEDFYKVIEVKVAKWKNTIMEMYIRPETLFSYKFESYVNENISMKSQSNVHPCKEGNSNDSSNYIHSDYTTYDGSVRERKKYENVRYWNPICEI from the coding sequence ATGAATAAGGGATTTTACAAATTAAATTCAGTGGTATTGAACTTTGATATTAAGAATGATGTTAACAAGATAAGATTTAATCATTATATAATGAGAAAAGAAAACATACAAAGACTTCAAGGAACTCTGCCAAACGGACAATTTTATATGACAGTGAGAAGAGCTGCTACAGATTTACAACTTTCTATTTCTACTATAAGTAGGCTTGTAAAAGAGTTTTTGGATTTAGGGATAATAAGATTAGTGTCTAAGGGTGTAAAAGGTAATCGTTCTGTATATAGTTACGTAAGTATAGAGTTTAATGGAAGTTTATTTGATGATAGTAAATATATGGAACTTGACTGTGTATGTAATGATGAATTTATTGATAATAGTGGCATAGAGTTTGATTGTGATAGCAAAGATAATTCTTTTAATGGAGATATAAATGTAGAAACTGTGCATTGCATTAATGAGTATTTCTCTGATGATGATGTAGAGCATAATTATAACAATTTCTATAACAAAGATACTATGAAGGATAAAGCCATTTCTAATATTAGCACTATCAAAAAATATATTGATGAATCTTTTGATACAAATAAATCAGAAAATTCTAACTTACAACAGGAGTCAATAAATTTCAACTTTAATGATACATGCAATGAAATAGATAAAAGAACGAATAATAGTATAGAAAATAATCAAAATAAAAGGCCTATGAGATTGAGTGACATCAGTGTTTTAAGTGATAAAGGTATGACAAATAAAAAGAATTACTTTAATCATAATCATGGTATACAAAAAGGGACTAAATCTGTAACAAAGAAAAAAGAATCCTTAAATAAATTTAATAAAAAAAATATACAGCAAAGCATTATAAATATGCTAAATAAAAAATCAGGTAAGAATTTTAAAATCGATTCTCCAATAAGCATAAAACTTATCAATGAAAGGCTAAAGGAAGGCTATGTCTTAGAAGATTTCTACAAAGTTATTGAGGTAAAAGTGGCTAAGTGGAAAAATACCATAATGGAAATGTATATAAGACCAGAAACCTTGTTTAGCTATAAGTTTGAATCCTATGTAAATGAAAACATATCTATGAAAAGTCAAAGTAATGTTCACCCATGTAAAGAAGGCAATAGTAATGATAGCAGTAATTATATACATTCTGATTATACAACATATGATGGCAGTGTGCGTGAGAGAAAAAAATATGAGAATGTAAGATACTGGAATCCTATATGTGAAATTTAA
- a CDS encoding replicative DNA helicase, with protein MGKSKDVEIEKSILGTILLDNKLSYKLDELNENMFMNDICLEIFKIMKELKKENIVIDVATVKSKIDRKSLAIKTSDVTNLITWGQNFGLDGHIKILKENLARRSINQNCQNLLHSLNLGENIDTCIYKFESNIKEILDKDTYENDDVNSIAGKVLDFLENKKDIGFKFGIKLLDTTIGGLFKGELTTIAAKSGVGKTALALQIMLNSFKQGKKTLFISREMTSEQVFMRNICRVTGVSTRNMKSKEIDENDWKLIVNAIGDLSENNLIYINDKIDTISAIRKRIRQVKPDLLIVDYVQLLTSQKSMDKREREVATFSRELKNMTLDFNIPVIQLSQLNDEMKDSRPYGDRPMRDSKAIYHDSNNVVYIHQLKGSDYEEAVRDIGESEEAVRASEYRGIKMVDLIVAKCRDGQTRHKHFCYFGDKLHFQELNY; from the coding sequence ATGGGTAAATCAAAAGATGTTGAAATAGAGAAGTCTATTTTAGGCACAATTCTTTTAGACAATAAATTAAGCTATAAGCTAGATGAATTAAATGAAAACATGTTTATGAATGATATATGTCTTGAGATATTTAAAATTATGAAAGAACTTAAAAAAGAAAACATAGTGATTGATGTGGCCACTGTGAAATCAAAGATAGATAGAAAATCTCTAGCAATAAAAACAAGTGATGTGACTAATCTAATTACTTGGGGTCAGAATTTTGGTCTTGATGGTCATATTAAAATTTTAAAAGAAAATTTAGCTAGAAGAAGCATAAATCAAAATTGCCAAAACCTTTTACACAGCCTAAACCTTGGAGAAAATATCGATACTTGTATTTACAAATTTGAAAGTAATATAAAGGAGATTTTGGACAAGGATACTTATGAAAATGATGATGTAAATAGTATAGCAGGGAAGGTGCTTGATTTTTTAGAAAACAAAAAAGATATTGGATTTAAATTTGGTATAAAATTACTTGATACCACTATAGGAGGTCTTTTTAAAGGAGAGCTAACCACAATAGCAGCTAAATCGGGGGTTGGGAAGACTGCTTTGGCACTTCAAATAATGTTAAATTCATTTAAGCAAGGTAAAAAAACTTTATTTATAAGTAGAGAAATGACCAGTGAGCAAGTATTTATGAGAAATATATGCAGAGTAACTGGTGTAAGTACAAGGAATATGAAATCTAAAGAAATAGATGAAAATGATTGGAAACTTATTGTAAATGCTATAGGTGATTTAAGCGAAAATAACTTAATTTATATCAATGATAAGATAGATACAATTAGTGCAATTAGAAAGAGGATAAGGCAGGTAAAGCCAGATTTATTAATAGTGGATTATGTGCAACTCCTTACATCTCAGAAAAGCATGGATAAGAGAGAAAGGGAAGTAGCTACTTTTTCGAGAGAACTTAAAAATATGACTTTAGATTTTAATATACCTGTAATCCAATTAAGTCAGTTAAATGATGAAATGAAAGATTCAAGACCTTATGGAGATAGACCTATGAGAGATAGCAAAGCCATCTACCACGATAGCAACAATGTGGTTTATATACATCAATTAAAGGGGAGTGATTATGAAGAAGCAGTGAGAGATATTGGAGAAAGTGAGGAGGCAGTTAGAGCATCAGAATACAGGGGAATTAAGATGGTTGATTTAATAGTTGCGAAGTGTAGAGATGGACAGACTAGGCATAAGCATTTTTGTTACTTTGGGGATAAGTTACATTTTCAAGAACTAAATTATTAG
- a CDS encoding Mor transcription activator family protein produces the protein MLELTKIIELLEEHKIEVSIPKELHKYSLLEYLELCQQSGGTYFYIKTLEGALKEARNELMIKLFNGKNYMELARMFEMSVINVRHIVRKK, from the coding sequence ATGTTGGAATTAACAAAAATTATAGAATTACTTGAAGAACACAAGATAGAAGTAAGTATTCCAAAGGAGTTACATAAGTATAGTTTATTGGAATACCTTGAATTGTGTCAACAAAGTGGGGGAACATATTTTTATATTAAAACACTGGAAGGGGCTTTAAAAGAGGCTAGAAATGAGCTTATGATTAAATTGTTTAATGGGAAAAATTATATGGAATTAGCGAGGATGTTTGAAATGAGTGTTATTAATGTCAGGCATATTGTTAGAAAAAAATAG
- a CDS encoding ATP-binding protein: protein MSNKKKKYANILANECVACGSCIKACPRSAISVPCGISAKINRDLCVGCGICEKICPASVIEIITILKEEEGKCHE, encoded by the coding sequence ATGTCTAATAAAAAAAAGAAGTATGCAAATATTTTAGCAAATGAGTGCGTTGCTTGTGGTAGCTGTATAAAAGCATGTCCAAGAAGTGCTATCTCAGTTCCATGTGGCATTAGTGCAAAAATTAATAGAGATTTATGTGTTGGATGTGGGATTTGTGAAAAGATATGTCCAGCATCTGTAATTGAGATTATAACAATATTAAAAGAGGAAGAAGGTAAGTGTCATGAATAA
- a CDS encoding 4Fe-4S binding protein, translating into MNNKKHWYDYLWIFSSIYLILGFVNIIFAWIGLICFFVPLAISIVKGNKAYCNKYCGRGQLFNLLGNKLKLSRNRDIPKFIRSKWFRYGFLTFFMVMFANMLFSTYLVFEGSRNFKEVVTLLWTIKMPWQWAYHGTLVSPWVVQFAFGFYSVMLTSTVLGLITMILFKPRSWCVYCPMGTMTQMICKAKSKSV; encoded by the coding sequence ATGAATAATAAAAAACATTGGTATGACTATTTATGGATTTTTTCTTCAATATATTTGATATTGGGATTTGTAAATATTATTTTCGCTTGGATTGGGCTAATTTGTTTCTTTGTTCCACTAGCTATTTCTATTGTTAAGGGAAATAAAGCTTACTGTAATAAGTATTGTGGAAGAGGGCAACTGTTTAATTTGCTTGGAAATAAATTGAAGCTGTCAAGAAATAGAGATATTCCTAAATTTATTAGAAGTAAGTGGTTTAGATATGGGTTTTTGACATTTTTTATGGTAATGTTTGCTAATATGCTTTTTTCAACTTATTTAGTGTTTGAAGGAAGTAGAAATTTTAAAGAAGTAGTGACTTTGTTGTGGACTATAAAAATGCCTTGGCAATGGGCGTATCATGGAACTTTAGTTTCACCTTGGGTGGTACAGTTTGCATTTGGTTTTTATAGTGTTATGCTTACATCAACTGTTCTTGGTTTGATTACTATGATATTGTTTAAACCTCGTTCATGGTGTGTTTATTGCCCTATGGGTACTATGACTCAGATGATATGTAAGGCAAAGAGTAAGTCTGTATAG
- a CDS encoding Crp/Fnr family transcriptional regulator, which produces MISQNEIDILTHSLPFWDKLTDLQKELLISSANTSHYKKGNPVHCGDSDCIGILIIKSGTVRTYILSDEGREVTLFRLDDGDVCILSASCILKTITFDVYVDAETDCDIIQISSSVFAKLSTENIHAELFSYKLATERFSDVMWAIQQILFMSFDKRLASFLIDEIAKNGSSTINMTHEQIAKYMGSAREVVSRMLKYFAREGIVSLSRGGIKVLDKDKLRSLTL; this is translated from the coding sequence ATGATTTCACAAAATGAAATTGATATACTTACACATAGCTTGCCTTTTTGGGATAAACTTACTGACTTACAAAAAGAATTATTAATTTCTTCAGCAAATACCTCGCATTACAAAAAAGGGAATCCAGTACATTGTGGTGATAGTGACTGTATTGGTATTTTGATTATAAAGTCTGGAACAGTGCGTACATACATACTTTCAGATGAAGGTCGAGAGGTTACACTGTTCCGACTTGATGATGGAGATGTATGTATTTTATCAGCTTCCTGTATTCTAAAAACAATAACTTTTGATGTCTATGTAGATGCTGAAACGGACTGCGATATTATACAGATTAGTTCCTCTGTTTTTGCAAAATTATCTACAGAAAATATTCATGCAGAGTTATTTTCATATAAATTAGCTACCGAACGTTTTTCTGATGTTATGTGGGCTATACAACAAATTCTTTTTATGAGTTTTGATAAGCGTTTGGCATCTTTTTTAATTGATGAGATAGCTAAAAATGGCAGTAGCACTATAAATATGACTCATGAGCAAATTGCTAAGTATATGGGTAGTGCCAGAGAAGTTGTATCGAGAATGTTGAAATATTTTGCTAGAGAAGGTATTGTGTCTTTATCTCGTGGTGGTATAAAAGTATTGGATAAGGATAAACTTCGTTCTTTGACACTGTAA
- a CDS encoding MATE family efflux transporter codes for MKESNKRIELLGSAPISKALLSMGLPTMIGMMITALYNLVDAYFVGGLGTSQMGAISVAFPLGQLVVGLGLLFGNGAASYIARLLGHGDNEKAGKVVSTSIYSSIIVGTLVIIVIMIFLNPILKLLGATKSIMPYAISYASIYVVSSIFNIFNVTMTNIVTSEGAAKTTMCAMLLGALLNMILDPIFIYTFGLGVRGASIATAISQIASTLVYVGYILSKKSIFSFRINECCFSKEIFSEILKIGIPTLIFQLLTSLAITLTNMEATKYGDSVIAGMGAVTRITSLGSLIVFGFIKGFQPIAGYNFGSKNYDRLHIAIKTSILWTTVFCVVLGLILILFPKSIISQFTSGDILLIENGSKALRANGFSFMLFGFYTVYSTLFLALGKAKEGGFLGMCRQGVCFIPIILIIPVFYGLNGILYAQPIADLMAAIIAGFMSIRLHKELNLLKINGMH; via the coding sequence ATGAAAGAAAGTAACAAAAGAATTGAATTATTAGGGTCTGCCCCAATCTCAAAAGCATTGTTATCTATGGGATTACCTACCATGATAGGTATGATGATAACTGCATTATACAATTTGGTTGATGCATACTTTGTGGGTGGACTTGGAACAAGTCAAATGGGAGCTATATCCGTTGCATTTCCATTAGGTCAGCTTGTTGTGGGATTAGGATTATTGTTTGGAAATGGAGCTGCTTCATATATTGCCAGACTTTTAGGGCATGGTGATAATGAAAAAGCAGGAAAAGTGGTAAGTACATCTATTTACAGTAGTATTATAGTGGGTACATTAGTTATTATTGTGATTATGATTTTTCTCAATCCAATTTTAAAATTGTTAGGAGCTACAAAAAGTATTATGCCTTATGCAATATCTTATGCTAGCATTTATGTCGTGTCATCTATTTTTAATATATTCAATGTCACTATGACTAATATTGTCACAAGTGAAGGAGCTGCTAAAACAACTATGTGTGCTATGTTATTAGGTGCTTTGCTTAATATGATTTTAGACCCGATATTCATTTATACTTTTGGTCTGGGGGTAAGGGGTGCTTCTATTGCAACAGCTATCTCACAGATTGCTTCAACACTTGTTTATGTAGGATATATTTTAAGCAAGAAAAGTATATTTAGTTTTAGAATTAACGAATGCTGTTTTTCAAAAGAAATTTTTTCAGAAATCCTAAAAATTGGCATACCTACCTTAATATTTCAATTATTGACTAGTCTTGCCATTACATTAACTAATATGGAGGCTACAAAGTATGGTGATTCTGTGATAGCTGGAATGGGTGCTGTAACACGAATAACATCTTTAGGTAGTCTTATTGTATTTGGTTTTATAAAAGGTTTCCAACCAATTGCTGGTTATAATTTTGGTTCAAAGAACTACGATAGATTACATATAGCAATAAAAACTTCCATATTATGGACTACAGTATTTTGTGTAGTGCTTGGTCTTATATTGATACTCTTCCCAAAATCTATAATTTCACAATTTACAAGTGGTGACATTTTATTAATAGAAAATGGTAGTAAAGCTCTTAGGGCAAATGGGTTTTCATTTATGCTATTTGGATTCTATACAGTGTATTCTACATTATTCCTCGCACTAGGAAAAGCAAAGGAAGGTGGATTTTTAGGTATGTGTAGACAAGGTGTCTGTTTTATCCCTATAATTTTGATTATTCCTGTATTCTATGGGTTAAATGGTATCTTATATGCACAACCAATAGCCGATTTGATGGCTGCTATAATTGCTGGTTTTATGTCTATAAGGTTACATAAGGAACTTAATCTTTTAAAAATAAACGGTATGCATTAG
- a CDS encoding PadR family transcriptional regulator encodes MATIDLIVLGIVKQQPKSAYDIQKAVEYRNISRWVKISTPSIYKKVIQLEQKGYIESKTVKNGKMPEKAVYSLTELGETHFLDLMFDTSSKPINILLDFNAVIVNLNSLTPEKQKLCLNNIEENVQELKKTIEENISIKTEVPETAKAVLEQQLVLAQALETWINSLKDNMGN; translated from the coding sequence ATGGCTACAATAGATTTAATTGTATTGGGAATAGTAAAGCAACAACCCAAGAGTGCTTATGATATTCAAAAGGCAGTGGAATACAGGAATATATCACGTTGGGTTAAAATAAGTACACCATCAATTTATAAAAAAGTAATTCAATTAGAACAAAAGGGATATATTGAAAGTAAAACTGTGAAGAATGGAAAAATGCCAGAAAAAGCAGTTTATTCATTAACTGAATTAGGTGAGACACATTTTTTAGATTTAATGTTTGATACATCTAGCAAACCAATAAATATTCTTTTAGATTTTAATGCTGTTATAGTAAATTTAAATAGCCTTACACCAGAAAAACAGAAATTATGTCTCAATAATATTGAAGAGAATGTTCAAGAGTTAAAGAAAACTATTGAGGAAAATATAAGTATAAAGACAGAAGTACCAGAGACAGCAAAAGCAGTGTTGGAGCAACAGTTGGTGCTAGCACAAGCATTGGAAACCTGGATAAATTCTTTAAAAGATAATATGGGAAATTAG
- a CDS encoding DNA alkylation repair protein, which translates to MPELLKNMYNRESLYEVAVAIQSVYNSFKVDEFIKSTMDETWNNLELKARCRKISMSLGMYLPEDYKEALSILEKSVTGFYFAFFFPDFVEVYGQDDINWDLSISALERNTEYWSSEFAVRAFIIKDEDRMMAQMRKWSKHKSEHVRRLASEGCRPQLPWGQAISKFKKDPTPVLPILEQLKTDTSTYVQKSVANNLNDISKTHPDLVISIAKDWYGKNKSTNWIVKHGCRTLLKKGNRDVLALFGYDDTTSINLQDFTLETTSISIGEDLTFSFNILAKKATKTRLEYGIDYIKSNGKRNRKIFKISEVSLKENEKKSYMKKHSFADVSVRRHYPGIHSIAIIINGIEKDKLDFELGI; encoded by the coding sequence ATGCCAGAATTACTAAAAAATATGTATAATCGTGAGTCACTTTATGAAGTTGCAGTAGCTATCCAATCAGTTTATAACTCATTTAAGGTAGACGAGTTCATAAAATCTACAATGGATGAGACATGGAATAACTTAGAATTAAAAGCCAGATGTCGAAAGATAAGTATGAGTTTAGGAATGTATTTACCAGAAGACTATAAGGAAGCTCTTTCCATTCTTGAAAAATCAGTTACAGGTTTTTATTTTGCTTTTTTCTTTCCAGATTTTGTTGAAGTTTATGGGCAGGACGACATAAATTGGGATTTATCTATAAGTGCATTAGAAAGAAATACTGAGTATTGGTCTTCAGAATTTGCTGTAAGAGCATTTATCATCAAGGATGAAGATCGTATGATGGCACAGATGCGTAAATGGTCTAAGCATAAGAGCGAACATGTACGAAGACTTGCAAGTGAAGGTTGTCGTCCCCAGTTGCCTTGGGGACAAGCAATATCCAAATTTAAAAAAGACCCTACACCTGTACTGCCTATATTGGAGCAACTTAAAACAGATACATCAACGTATGTACAAAAGAGTGTTGCTAATAATCTAAATGATATCTCAAAAACACATCCAGATTTAGTCATAAGCATTGCAAAGGATTGGTACGGTAAAAATAAATCCACTAACTGGATTGTAAAGCATGGTTGCAGAACTCTGCTAAAAAAAGGCAATCGTGATGTATTAGCCCTTTTTGGATATGATGATACTACTTCTATAAATCTTCAGGACTTTACTTTAGAAACAACGTCTATTTCTATTGGAGAGGATTTAACTTTTTCATTTAATATTTTAGCAAAAAAAGCGACAAAAACAAGGCTCGAGTACGGAATTGATTATATTAAATCTAATGGAAAAAGGAATAGGAAGATATTTAAAATATCGGAGGTTTCATTAAAAGAAAATGAGAAAAAGTCATATATGAAAAAACATTCATTTGCAGATGTAAGTGTAAGGAGACATTATCCAGGCATCCACTCGATTGCTATTATTATTAATGGTATAGAAAAAGATAAACTTGATTTTGAATTAGGTATATAA
- a CDS encoding nuclear transport factor 2 family protein, with the protein MDVYSFWNDTLAQDAVKIRKYFHEDAYINWHDTNEHFTLEEFIIANCEYPDKWNGKVEKVLEFGNLVITVTHVYAINKPLSFHVVSFISLKDDKIISIDEYWGEDDDVPQWRLDKHIGKPIK; encoded by the coding sequence ATGGATGTATATAGTTTTTGGAATGACACTTTGGCACAAGATGCTGTTAAGATAAGAAAATATTTTCATGAAGATGCTTATATTAATTGGCATGATACAAATGAGCATTTTACTTTAGAAGAATTTATTATTGCAAATTGTGAGTATCCTGATAAATGGAATGGTAAAGTAGAAAAGGTGCTAGAATTTGGAAATTTAGTAATTACAGTGACACATGTTTATGCAATAAATAAACCACTATCATTTCATGTCGTTTCATTTATCAGCCTTAAAGATGATAAGATTATTTCTATTGATGAATATTGGGGAGAGGATGATGATGTGCCACAGTGGAGATTAGATAAACATATTGGAAAGCCAATAAAATAG
- a CDS encoding alpha/beta fold hydrolase, translating into MEEKYILSDRGKVYYWIKESNSVFAKNLIFLPGLTANHHLFDFQIQYFSKNHNVLVWDAPAHGKSRPYLDFSYSNLVEELKVILDKQNMKKVVLIGQSAGGFVAQSFIVKYPNMVEGLMMIGTCPYGTDYYSKSDIFWLKQTEWMLKLFPDKLLRNIISKMCGATSEGRRSMMKMLEGYEKKELCHLMYLGFAGFIPEIQDLNIHCPVCLVVGDKDKTGKVRKYNEQWHNKTGYPLHIIKNASHNVNVDKPNELNQIMDIFIKQL; encoded by the coding sequence ATGGAAGAAAAATACATCTTATCTGACCGAGGTAAAGTATATTATTGGATAAAAGAAAGTAATAGTGTGTTTGCAAAGAACTTAATTTTTTTGCCAGGACTAACAGCAAATCATCATCTTTTTGATTTCCAAATACAGTACTTTTCAAAAAATCATAATGTATTGGTATGGGACGCTCCTGCTCATGGAAAATCAAGACCTTACTTAGATTTCTCATATTCTAACTTGGTAGAAGAATTGAAAGTAATTTTAGATAAACAAAATATGAAAAAGGTTGTACTTATAGGGCAATCGGCAGGGGGATTTGTGGCACAGTCCTTTATTGTAAAATATCCAAATATGGTAGAAGGATTAATGATGATTGGAACTTGTCCATATGGAACTGACTATTATAGTAAGTCAGATATTTTCTGGTTAAAACAGACTGAATGGATGTTAAAGTTATTCCCAGATAAATTGTTGAGAAACATAATATCTAAGATGTGTGGAGCTACGTCTGAAGGCAGAAGGAGTATGATGAAAATGTTAGAAGGCTACGAAAAAAAAGAACTGTGTCATCTCATGTATCTGGGATTTGCTGGGTTCATACCAGAAATTCAAGACTTAAATATACATTGTCCAGTTTGTTTGGTGGTTGGAGATAAAGACAAGACGGGTAAAGTGAGAAAATATAATGAGCAGTGGCACAATAAGACTGGGTATCCATTGCACATTATAAAAAATGCTTCACATAATGTAAATGTCGATAAACCTAATGAACTAAATCAGATTATGGATATATTTATTAAGCAATTATAA
- a CDS encoding SPL family radical SAM protein has translation MIESIPAKQILQKVKFDNTRWFGIDYNMNLYRGCSHGCIYCDSRSTIYNIENFDKVRYKENVIEILSKELRSKRKKGVVGIGAMSDTYNPFEKQLCITKQALDLISENHFGVSIDTKSSLVVRDIPILQKIKKNNSAIVKLTITTANDELSKKIEPYVNPSSVRFDAVKELNDSGIFCGILLTPMLPFLTDNKDEIRAIVEKAHKANAKFIYCMYGVTMRSGQREFFYEHLRDISPKLVFKYQKTYGLNYVCTVQNKDCCEKLLREECARYGILTDMKEIIKAYKRSESYIQIKFF, from the coding sequence ATGATTGAGAGTATACCAGCAAAACAAATTTTACAAAAAGTGAAATTTGACAATACAAGATGGTTTGGAATTGACTATAATATGAATCTCTATCGTGGCTGTTCTCATGGATGTATATATTGTGATAGCCGTAGCACAATATACAACATAGAGAATTTTGACAAAGTTAGATATAAAGAAAATGTGATAGAAATTTTAAGTAAAGAATTGCGTTCAAAAAGAAAAAAAGGGGTAGTAGGCATTGGAGCTATGTCTGACACATATAATCCTTTTGAAAAGCAACTTTGTATTACAAAGCAAGCACTAGATTTGATTTCGGAAAATCATTTTGGAGTATCTATTGATACTAAAAGTAGTTTGGTGGTTAGAGATATACCGATTTTGCAGAAAATTAAAAAAAATAATTCTGCTATTGTAAAGTTGACTATAACCACTGCAAATGATGAATTATCAAAGAAAATAGAACCTTATGTAAATCCAAGTTCTGTACGATTTGACGCAGTGAAAGAACTTAATGATTCTGGAATTTTTTGTGGCATATTATTGACTCCTATGCTTCCATTTTTGACTGATAATAAAGATGAAATACGAGCAATTGTAGAAAAAGCACACAAGGCTAATGCAAAATTTATTTATTGCATGTATGGCGTAACAATGCGTAGTGGTCAGAGAGAGTTTTTTTATGAGCATTTAAGAGATATATCACCAAAATTGGTATTTAAATATCAGAAAACATATGGTTTAAACTATGTATGTACTGTACAAAATAAAGATTGTTGTGAGAAGTTGTTAAGAGAAGAATGTGCACGTTATGGTATTTTGACGGATATGAAAGAGATTATAAAAGCGTACAAGAGGTCGGAGTCATATATTCAAATAAAATTTTTTTAA
- a CDS encoding GNAT family N-acetyltransferase: MLADPCEEMIDKYLNKGTMYALYDNKELTCIAVVNEISKEICELKNIATYEHFQNMGYASKMIYHLLDVYSKKYSSMVVGTSESGVPFYEKFGFVYSHKIKNFFVDNYPEPIFEGELQCVDMLYLSYNF, from the coding sequence ATGTTAGCCGACCCATGTGAAGAAATGATTGATAAATATCTCAATAAAGGAACTATGTACGCATTGTATGATAATAAAGAACTTACTTGTATAGCAGTTGTAAATGAAATTTCCAAAGAAATATGTGAATTAAAAAACATTGCTACATATGAGCATTTTCAAAATATGGGTTATGCCTCAAAGATGATTTATCATCTTTTAGATGTTTATAGTAAAAAATATTCATCAATGGTTGTTGGTACATCTGAAAGCGGAGTTCCTTTTTATGAGAAGTTTGGATTTGTTTATTCACATAAAATTAAAAACTTTTTTGTAGATAATTATCCAGAACCAATCTTTGAAGGAGAATTACAATGTGTTGACATGTTGTATCTATCATATAACTTTTAG